A window of Babesia microti strain RI chromosome III, complete genome contains these coding sequences:
- a CDS encoding conserved Plasmodium protein, unknown function (overlaps_old_locusTagID:BBM_III02085), which produces MTFPLRLKNKWRHGLIAKPKPNPLHRPIPTLFPPPSIRPTFNRGIPIFTKQYDILNTSMPACKRYRPPFKGRFIPKTDYTPSDWHEMTARFRFNITGKFDNEGKTFERDLEVACKDLFLVGWIKCRSSFAAGHVQGDVIALNYLKRWLSTNESDGGIIDSLHCYDENYSLEKLDYVNLRVVKDLRKPLVKQRHEKERRDRLNALILTEGL; this is translated from the exons ATGACCTTCCCATTACGCCTAAAAAATAAGTGGAGGCATGGATTAATTGCAAAACCAAAACCTAATCCATTACACCGACCAATACCCACTTTGTTCCCCCCTCCATCTATCCGTCCTACCTTTAATCGAGGAATTCCCATATTCACCAAACAATATGACATACTAAACACATCG ATGCCTGCTTGTAAGCGTTATAGACCTCCATTTAAGGGTAGATTCATACCTAAAACGGATTATACCCCCTCGGATTGGCATGAAATGACCGCAAGATTCAGGTTTAACATCACAGGAAAGTTTGATA ATGAGGGAAAAACGTTTGAACGGGACTTGGAGGTGGCATGCAAAGATCTATTCCTTGTAGGTTGGATTAAATGCCGCTCCAGCTTCGCAGCTGGCCAT GTACAGGGAGATGTAATAGCATTAAATTATCTGAAACGGTGGCTCAGTACAAATGAAAGTGATGGAGGCATTATCGATTCGCTCCACTGCTATGATGAAAACTATAGCCTTGAGAAGCTAGATTATGT CAATTTACGGGTGGTTAAGGACTTGCGCAAACCACTAGTCAAGCAGAGGCATGAAAAAGAAAGAAGGGATCGGTTAAATGCCTTGATTTTGACGGAAGGGTTGTAA
- a CDS encoding conserved Plasmodium protein, unknown function (overlaps_old_locusTagID:BBM_III02090): protein MYAPSGATLALTLFAVLNIYFTFSYGKSSQSSTTIAIPVYLSEGGLTISVSVASKTHQLALSGRLEGIYLFSNKIPNCQNCYDPEKSNSAEWCNNPNEKCNPIISKFVCNRGKKLDYNWAVKTGPFAFDSLYYVPQNIQGYEQIQIESHAVSGSSFFNTNFNAPVKRTFLGTIPIALIASINSYPNWPLFKNISGIFGLVGPSLCCRESSIWWSIIGEYNNTFQIDIDGDFSQPKDFEQVGNLVLGASEDEFVWSNPRHIGGLYSDALMQFTVYNFKMCNVELFGQTSSNWEAIIDPTCRCLGLPKNFWLSLMKHLPVDPNDCLNDENLPRLCKLKSPFPKLPIISFTLKDDPRSPKLEIPLQSLLFKLNDNDTEQRLCIVPTDISGVNRSKAITTFPSIKFGYQVLRNFKVAVDQGNCKIGFLNRGKFIGSDEVCSAKVTCKGDQVYCAAMNTCLNPECSIWLLKSYDPNSGTCKFNMWAMVFLWITIALIGLIDIHSYLSYRRLLTHAKRLCK from the exons ATGTACGCCCCATCCGGCGCTACTCTGGCCCTAACCTTATTCGCAGTTCTTAACATATATTTCACGTTCTCATATGGTAAAAGTAGCCAATCATCAACTACAATTGCAATCCCTGTATATCTTTCCGAGGGAGGATTGACCATTTCTGTATCAGTTGCATCAAAAACACATCAGTTAGCATTGTCTGGACGTCTCGAGGGGATTTATCTATTTAGCAATAAAATaccaaattgtcaaaactGTTACGACCCAGAAAAATCGAATAGTGCTGAATGGTGTAACAATCCGaatgaaaaatgtaatcccatcatttctaaatttgtatGCAATCGGGGAAAGAAACTAGACTATAATTGGGCAGTCAA GACTGGACCATTTGCATTCGATTCATTATACTACGTCCCCCAAAATATTCAGGGTTATGAACAGATTCAAATCGAATCTCATGCAGTTAGTGGCTCTTCATTCtttaatacaaatttcaatGCGCCGGTTAAAAGGACTTTTTTAGGCACAATTCCAATAGCTCTTATTGCCTCTATAAATTCATATCCTAATTGGCCCTTGTTCAAGAATATTTCAGGTATATTTGGGTTGGTTGGTCCATCACTTTGCTGTCGAGAATCATCTATATGGTGGTCAATTATTGGTGAATATAACAACACATTTCAAATAGATATTGATGGTGATTTTTCGCAACCCAAAGACTTTGAGCAGGTTGGAAATTTGGTTTTGGGGGCCAGCGAAGATGAATTCGTGTGGTCTAATCCTAGACACATCGGAGGATTATATTCTGATGCACTTATGCAATTTACTGTTTACAACTTTAAGATGTGCAATGTAGAACTATTTGGCCAAACTTCCAGTAATTGGGAGGCGATTATAGATCCAAC TTGTCGCTGCCTCGGATTGCCTAAGAATTTCTGGCTGTCCCTAATGAAACACCTTCCTGTGGACCCCAATGATTGTTTGAACGATGAGAATTTACCCCGActttgtaaattaaaatcaCCTTTCCCCAAACTTCCAATCATCTCCTTTACCCTAAAAGATGATCCCCGATCGCCAAAATTGGAAATACCGCTCCAGTCTCTCCTTTTCAAACTAAATGACAACGATACCGAGCAACGTTTGTGTATTGTACCCACAGACATAAGTGGGGTTAATAGGAGCAAAGCAATTACCACGTTTCCATCCATCAAGTTTGGATACCAGGTGCTGAGGAATTTCAAAGTCGCTGTGGATCAgggaaattgtaaaataggTTTTCTAAACAGAGGCAAGTTTATTGGCTCCGACGAAGTTTGTAGTGCGAAGGTCACATGTAAAGGCGATCAAGTATATTGTGCTGCAATGAACACATGTCTCAATCCAGAGTGCAGCATTTGGTTGTTGAAATCGTACGATCCAAATAGCGGtacttgtaaatttaatatgtgGGCGATGGTTTTCTTGTGGATCACAATCGCATTAATTGGCCTAATTGATATACATTCATACTTGAGTTACCGCAGGCTATTAACGCATGCTAAAAGGTTGTGTAAGTGA
- a CDS encoding hypothetical protein (overlaps_old_locusTagID:BBM_III02090;~overlaps_old_locusTagID:BBM_III02095;~overlaps_old_locusTagID:BBM_III02100), which yields MDFNNPVVLVDEMDADLSDEGMHLNQSSGRTRKIPLLDCCSFCKNPLLAAIGRITGFKMLLYISFIYLMPVFFLWSKYICVLDFVFLVPGQAPTLRRVSFLRGYPALRFSFGLLLALLLLFSEAVEVYCYVANFINVRLLGSSIDDFLYDGNNGTFGGRDVEASGSAFCRHDSTKSKSSQGFAEWFRSLSAKFRYIHVFHHLRWFMMSSLVSIPPLVMFSINLYYYKGAFMVSRYYIETMDFALGLLLPMACIMIFTCIVYPIYLITVTIVSGTDVHYSSSKVSHSLAVLCLQDSCPCEQLVKEQVSPAVKRNLERHSIYLGFGKLIFVISTGILFICSLVSIFLL from the coding sequence ATGGATTTTAATAATCCTGTAGTTCTTGTTGATGAGATGGATGCTGATTTATCAGATGAAGGGATGCACCTAAACCAATCATCTGGGAGAACTAGGAAAATACCCTTACTAGACTGTTGTAGTTTCTGTAAGAATCCACTGCTTGCAGCAATTGGTCGTATAACTGGATTCAAGATGCTATTGTACATCTCATTCATCTACCTAATGCCAGTGTTTTTTCTCTGGagcaaatatatatgtgtttTGGACTTTGTTTTTCTTGTACCTGGTCAAGCACCCACCTTAAGGAGGGTGTCATTTTTACGTGGCTATCCGGCTTTGCGGTTTTCCTTTGGTCTTCTCCTAGCTTTACTACTACTCTTTTCCGAAGCTGTTGAGGTCTATTGTTATGTAgcaaattttatcaacGTTCGTTTATTGGGGTCTTCCATTGATGACTTCCTTTATGATGGCAACAACGGTACCTTTGGCGGAAGGGATGTAGAAGCTTCGGGATCTGCCTTTTGTCGCCACGACTCTACAAAGTCCAAATCAAGCCAGGGTTTTGCTGAATGGTTCAGAAGCTTGTCTGCcaaatttagatatatcCACGTATTCCACCACTTACGTTGGTTTATGATGTCATCTTTGGTATCAATACCCCCACTCGTCATGTTTTctatcaatttatattattataaagGCGCTTTTATGGTTTCCAGATACTATATAGAGACCATGGATTTTGCCTTGGGATTACTTCTCCCCATGGCTTGCATCATGATATTTACCTGCATAGTTTATCCAATCTACTTGATCACGGTAACAATTGTAAGTGGAACCGATGTCCACTACAGCTCCTCGAAGGTATCCCACTCATTAGCTGTACTTTGTTTGCAAGATTCATGCCCTTGTGAGCAATTGGTCAAGGAACAGGTTTCGCCTGCGGTTAAGAGAAACTTGGAAAGACATTCTATTTATTTGGGTTTTGGAAAACTGATTTTTGTCATATCTACAGGGATACTTTTTATTTGTTCACTTGTCTCGATCTTCCTATTGTAA
- a CDS encoding glutaredoxin-like protein, putative (overlaps_old_locusTagID:BBM_III02100): MQVNSPSELDNLLKNSKHIVVLHIFDSNTSNKSQLNDIFQSLSKDYPKLGFYHISHELASQINVLENFSSVPIVLFCLGGFPLNAVPTHSPGSIVAQAREWAELVSPRDKLEQLLTDNKIIIFMKGTKANPFCKFSRRVVDIMNSLQVEYETFNILDDEIMRIYLKAYSNWPTYPQLYFNGELIGGHDIIVELYDSGELTNLLKN; encoded by the exons ATGCAAGTTAACAGTCCTTCTGAACTCGACAATCTCCTCAAAAATTCCAAACATATTGTAGTTTTGCATATTTTTGACAGTAATACTTCGAATAAATCACAGTTAAATGATATCTTTCAATCATTATCCAAG GACTATCCAAAACTCGGATTCTATCATATATCACACGAATTGGCTtcacaaattaatgtacttgaaaattttagtaGTGTTCCAATTGTTCTATTTTGTTTG GGAGGATTTCCTTTAAATGCAGTACCGACCCATTCACCCGGATCTATTGTGGCTCAGGCTAGAGAATGGGCAGAGCTAGTATCTCCAAGGGATAAACTAGAACAGCTTCTTACGgataacaaaataattattttcatgaAGGGTACCAAGGCTAACccattttgtaaattttctAGGCGTGTAGTGGATATAATGAATTCACTACAAGTGGAATATGaaacatttaatattttggaCGATGAGATAATGAGAATTTACCTCAAAGCATATTCAAATTGGCCAACATATCCCCAATTATATTTCAATGGCGAACTAATCGGTGGCCATGATATTATCGTGGAACTATACGACTCCGGAGAACTAACTAATTTACTCAAAAATTAA